A section of the Patescibacteria group bacterium genome encodes:
- the typA gene encoding translational GTPase TypA — protein MTNPDNIRNIAIIAHVDHGKTTLVDGLLKQSNSFRDNQAEMSQTTILDTGDLERERGITISAKQTAVQYGDTKINIIDTPGHADFSGEVERTLNMADGVLLIVDAQEGPMPQTKFVLQKALQLGLKPVVVINKIDKRDARIKDVEDEISNLFLDLATEEDQLDFPIYYAIGRDGVSWSEIPEDMTITADLTPIFEAILNHIPAPQADLDAPFQMLVTALDWDSYQGKYCIGRIRRGSAKPGQAVVVIDAKGNHIKSKIEKVFVNEGLDRKEVPEVRAGDIVSFTGIDSASIGETLADPTNPEALPVMEIAPPTLQIGIGPNTSPFAGQEGSLTTSRQIAARLHKELETNVGLLVDERDTQFLVSGRGELHLSVLIETMRREGFELEVGRPQVITKQEDGQTMEPIEELTVEVPDEYSGTIQRELGQRKALIKDQRATTKNTTELIYELPTRTLLGLRNILLTATKGTVIMNSLSIGYAPATAGLQQLRKGALIAAETGTATPYSLQTVEARGTAYIGPGTKVYGGMVIGLNSRSDDMEINVAKEKKLTNVRASGSDDATKLSPFTNLSLEQAIDFIEADELLEVTPETIRIRKKYLSPHERKKSNNNR, from the coding sequence ATGACAAATCCAGATAACATCCGAAATATTGCAATCATTGCCCATGTAGACCATGGCAAAACCACCTTGGTTGATGGTCTTTTAAAGCAATCCAACTCATTCCGCGACAACCAAGCTGAAATGAGCCAAACTACTATCTTAGATACTGGCGATTTAGAGCGCGAACGCGGTATTACTATTTCCGCTAAGCAAACTGCTGTTCAGTACGGTGACACCAAAATAAATATCATCGATACTCCTGGGCACGCCGACTTTTCTGGCGAAGTTGAGCGTACACTCAATATGGCTGATGGTGTTTTGCTTATAGTTGATGCTCAAGAAGGCCCAATGCCTCAGACCAAATTTGTACTACAAAAGGCCCTCCAGCTAGGGCTAAAGCCGGTCGTTGTAATTAACAAAATAGACAAGCGTGATGCCCGAATTAAAGATGTCGAGGACGAAATAAGTAACTTATTTTTAGACCTTGCAACTGAAGAGGATCAGCTGGACTTCCCTATTTATTATGCAATTGGCCGAGATGGCGTTTCGTGGAGTGAAATTCCCGAAGACATGACAATTACTGCCGACCTAACGCCTATCTTTGAGGCTATACTCAACCATATTCCGGCTCCTCAGGCCGATCTAGATGCCCCCTTCCAGATGCTTGTTACAGCCCTAGATTGGGACAGCTACCAGGGCAAATACTGCATCGGTCGAATTCGCAGAGGCAGTGCTAAGCCAGGCCAAGCCGTGGTGGTGATTGACGCAAAAGGTAACCATATCAAATCTAAGATCGAAAAAGTCTTCGTTAATGAAGGCCTGGACCGCAAGGAAGTTCCAGAAGTCCGAGCGGGTGATATTGTTTCTTTTACAGGTATAGATTCTGCATCTATCGGAGAAACACTCGCCGATCCTACCAACCCCGAAGCTCTTCCTGTTATGGAAATAGCTCCGCCGACTTTGCAAATTGGCATAGGCCCCAATACTTCACCATTTGCTGGGCAAGAGGGATCGCTTACGACATCTCGACAGATTGCCGCTAGACTCCACAAAGAACTCGAAACCAATGTCGGGCTTTTAGTCGACGAGCGAGATACGCAGTTTCTTGTCTCTGGAAGGGGCGAGCTGCACCTTTCAGTGCTCATAGAGACGATGCGGCGCGAAGGGTTTGAACTAGAAGTAGGACGACCGCAGGTTATAACCAAGCAAGAAGACGGCCAAACTATGGAGCCAATCGAAGAACTTACCGTTGAAGTACCTGATGAATACTCAGGAACTATTCAAAGAGAGCTAGGACAGCGCAAGGCGCTAATTAAGGATCAAAGGGCCACTACCAAGAACACCACTGAACTCATTTATGAACTTCCCACCAGAACATTGCTAGGACTACGCAATATCCTTCTGACTGCCACAAAAGGTACGGTAATTATGAATTCGCTTTCCATTGGCTATGCACCGGCTACTGCTGGGCTCCAGCAGCTTCGCAAGGGTGCTCTGATTGCAGCCGAAACTGGTACAGCCACACCTTACAGCCTGCAAACAGTCGAGGCTCGAGGCACAGCCTATATCGGTCCTGGCACAAAAGTATACGGCGGAATGGTTATTGGCTTAAATTCCCGTAGTGATGATATGGAAATAAATGTTGCCAAAGAAAAGAAGCTGACTAATGTACGGGCATCTGGTTCGGATGATGCCACCAAGCTTTCCCCCTTCACTAACCTCAGCCTAGAACAGGCTATCGACTTTATCGAGGCCGATGAGCTCCTCGAGGTGACTCCAGAGACCATAAGAATACGCAAAAAATACCTTTCACCTCATGAAAGAAAGAAATCAAATAATAACAGGTAA
- a CDS encoding alpha/beta hydrolase → MNTAKPYKFYNLISKGKPSLNQQFEFGFGKKIVFLHGLGSSGRYWSETSRLLAGHYRTFSFDLLGFGESPKPNELDYFLWQQADALRQGLWDRRIWGRVNIVGHSLGGLVALEFAKRYPKKVSCLVLSNIPVILQRSEHQRVEKNYALIYELLKNELHRKGLKTVRSSKVIQHKILPRYAKTKLAQKVFSDYDLDHISRYAYNQSIKNSIESQQTMQGLDKIKAPVYIVRASKDRAVIKGNVSKLASHVANSKIIDVVGGHQYPIQHAGGFAKIIIDNLH, encoded by the coding sequence ATGAACACAGCTAAGCCATATAAATTTTATAATCTGATATCTAAAGGCAAGCCCTCGCTGAATCAGCAATTTGAATTTGGCTTTGGCAAAAAAATAGTATTTCTGCACGGTCTTGGCTCATCTGGTCGTTACTGGTCCGAGACATCACGCCTTTTGGCGGGCCATTACCGCACTTTTAGCTTCGATCTACTAGGCTTTGGCGAATCCCCAAAGCCTAACGAACTCGACTACTTTCTATGGCAACAAGCCGATGCTCTTAGGCAGGGTCTGTGGGATAGACGAATATGGGGTAGGGTTAATATCGTCGGCCATTCACTCGGCGGTTTGGTGGCATTAGAATTTGCCAAGCGTTATCCAAAAAAAGTTTCTTGTTTGGTGCTGTCGAATATACCGGTCATATTACAAAGATCAGAACATCAGCGTGTCGAGAAAAACTATGCACTGATTTACGAGCTATTAAAAAATGAGCTACATCGCAAGGGGCTCAAGACCGTCCGTAGCTCAAAAGTTATTCAGCATAAGATACTACCGCGCTACGCCAAAACGAAGCTTGCCCAGAAGGTCTTCTCAGACTACGATCTGGATCATATCAGCCGATATGCCTACAACCAGTCGATCAAAAACTCAATCGAGAGTCAGCAGACAATGCAGGGTTTAGATAAGATTAAGGCACCAGTCTATATTGTTAGAGCAAGCAAAGACCGCGCGGTTATAAAAGGCAATGTTTCTAAGCTAGCCAGCCATGTAGCTAATTCGAAAATAATTGATGTTGTGGGTGGACACCAGTATCCGATTCAGCACGCTGGGGGGTTTGCCAAGATAATCATTGATAATTTGCACTAA
- a CDS encoding ABC transporter ATP-binding protein — translation MKEIIRIIGYSASLWRYYLTISFFVVVLSLLNLASPFITKGLIDGLTTKYSGGAVSFGYFMVLLGLMLLANITITLLSNINGFIGDNMAVKLNSLLSRRYFEHLMKLPMSYFDNELTGKITARLERSITTISILMQTLGNNFVQFFLTTAITLIVIAFYSWQVAVLLVIIFPTYIWITHLSSKSWQKTQEGINKDLDSANGRFVESIAQVRVVKSFVSENREVGFFGLKRKSIEGQTKLQSAHWHKYDVMRRVILNIVFFAIYVVIIWQGYQGAYGLGTVVLLITLVIQAEFPLFASSFIIDALQRASAGSKDYFEVMNTEPSITDKSDSKIFKVKKGKVEYRKVDFGYEGGASVLKDVSFTLEPGSKLALVGESGEGKSTIANLLLRFYEVNAGSIFIDGQDVRDVSQKSLRASVGVVFQEPLLFSGTVRENIAYSEPKAKLSVIIAAAKAANAYGFISKLPKGLDTEIGERGVKLSGGQKQRIAIARAIVKDPAILILDEATSSLDSKAEHEVQQALERLMENRTTLIIAHRLSTIANVDTIVGLRKGRVIEQGSPAELKDGNGIYAELLKLQTLGQTEVGQAKLKKYDISS, via the coding sequence ATGAAAGAAATTATCAGAATAATTGGTTACTCAGCAAGCCTGTGGCGTTATTACCTCACAATTAGCTTCTTCGTGGTTGTACTTTCGTTATTAAATCTAGCATCTCCTTTTATCACCAAAGGCTTAATCGATGGCCTGACGACAAAGTATTCGGGTGGCGCCGTGAGCTTTGGGTATTTTATGGTATTGCTTGGGCTGATGCTACTAGCTAATATCACCATCACACTACTCTCAAACATAAATGGCTTTATAGGCGATAACATGGCCGTAAAGCTCAATAGCCTATTGTCCCGTAGGTATTTTGAGCACCTCATGAAGCTACCAATGAGCTATTTTGATAATGAATTAACCGGTAAAATCACCGCCCGATTAGAGCGCTCAATTACTACAATTAGTATCCTAATGCAAACGCTTGGCAATAATTTCGTGCAGTTCTTCTTGACTACCGCTATAACGCTAATTGTAATTGCATTCTACTCTTGGCAGGTGGCGGTGCTACTCGTAATAATATTCCCTACATACATATGGATTACTCATCTTTCGAGTAAGTCGTGGCAGAAAACTCAAGAGGGTATCAATAAGGACTTAGATAGCGCTAACGGCCGCTTTGTCGAGAGTATTGCACAGGTTCGGGTGGTAAAATCATTTGTTAGCGAAAACCGCGAAGTAGGCTTTTTTGGTCTTAAACGAAAATCTATCGAAGGCCAAACGAAGCTACAGTCCGCGCACTGGCACAAGTATGATGTTATGCGCAGGGTTATTCTAAATATTGTATTTTTTGCCATTTATGTAGTCATCATATGGCAAGGCTACCAAGGAGCTTATGGCTTAGGTACGGTGGTGCTTTTAATTACCCTAGTCATCCAGGCCGAGTTCCCGCTATTTGCTAGTAGCTTTATTATAGATGCCCTGCAAAGGGCCAGCGCTGGTAGCAAGGATTACTTTGAGGTCATGAATACCGAGCCTAGTATTACCGACAAGTCTGATTCTAAAATATTTAAAGTCAAAAAAGGCAAAGTGGAGTATCGAAAGGTTGATTTTGGCTATGAAGGCGGCGCTAGTGTACTAAAGGATGTCAGCTTTACGCTGGAGCCAGGCAGTAAGCTAGCCTTAGTGGGGGAATCGGGTGAGGGCAAAAGCACCATCGCGAACTTGCTTTTGCGCTTCTATGAAGTAAATGCTGGGTCAATATTTATTGATGGTCAGGATGTTAGGGATGTATCGCAAAAAAGCCTCAGGGCTAGTGTCGGGGTGGTATTCCAGGAGCCGTTGCTATTTTCTGGAACAGTCCGAGAAAACATTGCCTACTCCGAACCAAAGGCTAAATTATCGGTAATTATAGCCGCCGCAAAAGCCGCCAACGCCTATGGTTTTATCAGTAAATTACCCAAGGGCCTTGATACTGAGATTGGCGAACGAGGAGTAAAGCTAAGTGGCGGTCAAAAGCAACGCATTGCCATAGCTCGGGCAATTGTTAAGGATCCAGCGATATTAATTCTCGATGAGGCCACCAGCAGCCTTGATAGTAAAGCCGAGCACGAAGTCCAGCAGGCACTAGAGCGGCTAATGGAAAATCGCACCACGCTTATTATTGCTCATCGTCTGAGTACGATAGCTAATGTCGATACTATTGTTGGGCTTCGCAAAGGCCGAGTGATAGAACAGGGCTCACCAGCTGAGCTCAAAGATGGTAATGGTATCTATGCCGAGCTACTAAAGCTTCAGACTCTCGGCCAAACGGAAGTCGGCCAAGCCAAACTCAAGAAATACGATATTTCGAGCTAA
- a CDS encoding AAA family ATPase, producing MAIAYIGMGLPGAGKTTYLVKLAQLIDAQYICADEIRAELYGSAEIQGDPPEVWRIVHERASAALDSGKDVIIDGTHAKKADRRATIESCKTAIKIHLIWFKTPYHECLKRNSLRDRVVPKQDIDEMKWQLEQQPPLNSEGFNELEIIYSR from the coding sequence CCTGGTGCAGGCAAGACTACTTACCTAGTTAAGCTAGCGCAATTGATTGATGCCCAATATATCTGTGCTGATGAAATAAGGGCAGAGCTTTACGGCTCAGCAGAAATCCAAGGTGATCCCCCAGAAGTATGGAGAATTGTTCACGAAAGAGCCAGTGCTGCACTTGATAGTGGCAAGGATGTCATTATAGACGGCACCCATGCTAAAAAAGCCGACAGAAGGGCTACGATAGAAAGCTGTAAGACCGCAATCAAAATCCACTTAATATGGTTTAAGACGCCATACCATGAGTGCTTGAAGCGGAATTCGCTACGAGACAGGGTTGTACCAAAGCAAGATATCGATGAGATGAAATGGCAGCTAGAACAACAGCCACCGCTCAATTCGGAAGGTTTTAATGAGCTGGAGATAATATACAGCCGATAA